In Saccharolobus solfataricus, a genomic segment contains:
- the cedB gene encoding DNA import protein CedB — MGIENFTAKIVGLSIVSLLVVLMFLYKLIYIIPLIFIVLLVFQSEKKIFAFLSKNTKQIQPYSIEDGVFYNEKNASAVLIIDDIQMDYKDFTNSNLRSFISSFHKILDIAKDINIVLKRESLDKNVYIESLSQKIQALRIMIDSDPSNEKAKRKLELMETIISRIESGENPFRYEMYIIINSRDKNSALSTASMIRQGLEGLGIKTRLATLHEIQKLVRDFFHSKLNLNKIALPTQIPYLTPISVEKKPKSSIIIDGVLLGKDINNNGLVFWNITKSQNSHLLIVGPTGSGKTEFLIWLSTILNLIYGGTVILFDVKGDIKYRLSMYKVPFQLINPLFYRLGLLDEYDIPIRIKLLQIEKILLNSFRLSKFNSSILYNYLNRLIDISYLKYRIKWKDLEKYLSEIDDVQLKYYLSKLINILSSMEDSELPPLLHGVNENEINLIDLTLIKSEEIKRLIIYTLIQELYNKFSLEKIYDKPRVFLVLDEAWTILKNESEDYPIVADLIKRGRGYGISIIMATQNLEDLGDLANIYLDNIGVSVFMNNGDKKFWEEIRRFVNVDNDTLSNNLIFMNRGEALVRFLGDPRPVIIKLNTLAGSSF; from the coding sequence ATGGGTATAGAAAACTTTACCGCAAAGATCGTTGGATTATCAATAGTATCGCTGCTTGTAGTATTAATGTTTTTATACAAGTTAATATACATAATACCACTTATTTTTATAGTATTACTTGTATTTCAGAGTGAGAAGAAGATTTTTGCTTTTCTATCAAAGAATACAAAACAAATACAACCGTATAGTATTGAAGATGGAGTATTCTACAATGAAAAGAACGCTAGTGCGGTTTTAATAATAGATGATATACAAATGGATTATAAAGATTTTACAAATTCTAACCTAAGATCATTTATATCATCTTTCCATAAAATTTTAGATATAGCAAAGGATATTAATATAGTATTAAAGAGAGAGAGCTTAGATAAAAACGTATACATAGAATCACTTTCACAGAAAATACAAGCACTTAGAATAATGATTGATAGCGATCCTTCAAATGAGAAAGCTAAAAGAAAGCTCGAGCTGATGGAAACTATAATATCAAGAATCGAATCCGGCGAGAATCCATTTAGATATGAAATGTACATTATCATTAACTCTAGAGATAAAAATTCTGCGTTATCTACTGCATCCATGATCAGACAAGGACTAGAAGGTCTTGGCATAAAAACTCGGCTAGCCACATTACATGAAATACAGAAGTTAGTAAGGGATTTTTTTCATTCAAAATTAAATCTTAACAAGATTGCATTACCTACTCAGATTCCATATCTAACACCGATATCCGTAGAGAAAAAACCCAAAAGTAGTATTATAATTGATGGAGTACTACTAGGAAAAGATATAAATAATAATGGATTAGTATTTTGGAATATAACCAAAAGCCAGAACAGTCATCTATTAATTGTTGGACCTACTGGTTCAGGTAAGACCGAGTTTTTAATCTGGCTTTCCACAATACTAAATCTGATCTATGGAGGCACCGTAATCCTATTTGACGTAAAAGGGGATATAAAATATAGGCTTTCTATGTATAAAGTGCCATTTCAGTTAATAAATCCGTTATTTTATAGGCTAGGACTTCTTGATGAGTATGATATCCCAATTAGGATTAAGTTACTTCAAATCGAGAAAATACTTCTTAATTCTTTCAGATTAAGCAAGTTTAACTCCTCCATTTTATACAATTATCTAAATAGATTAATAGATATTAGCTACTTAAAATATAGAATTAAATGGAAAGATTTAGAGAAATACTTAAGTGAAATAGATGATGTACAACTAAAGTACTATCTAAGCAAATTAATAAACATCTTATCCTCAATGGAAGATTCGGAATTACCACCTTTATTACATGGAGTTAATGAGAATGAGATTAATCTGATAGATCTCACTCTAATTAAGAGTGAAGAAATAAAAAGACTCATAATATATACACTTATACAGGAATTATATAATAAATTTTCATTAGAAAAAATATATGATAAACCAAGAGTATTCTTAGTGTTAGACGAAGCATGGACTATTTTAAAAAACGAATCGGAAGATTATCCAATTGTGGCAGACTTGATAAAAAGAGGAAGAGGATATGGAATTTCCATTATAATGGCGACACAAAATTTAGAAGATCTAGGTGACCTAGCCAATATATATTTAGATAACATAGGAGTATCAGTATTTATGAATAATGGAGATAAAAAATTCTGGGAGGAGATAAGGAGATTCGTTAATGTTGATAACGATACGTTATCTAATAATTTGATATTCATGAATAGAGGAGAGGCCCTCGTAAGATTTTTAGGAGATCCTAGGCCAGTAATTATAAAATTAAATACCTTAGCCGGTAGCTCGTTCTAA